One Chondrinema litorale genomic window, ATTTTGAAAAAGCGGCAAAACTTACTATGGCAGAAGCAAAACCTTTATCAGAAAATGAATATAAGGTTTTGATGGGAGAGAAGGCAATTGTAAGAGCATTAAACCAAGCATATAACAGAGAGGCATAAGTCTTTTCCAATTCTTTCACTTAAAAAAATTAACAAAATGAAAACAGTAAAAGCATCAGGAATTGGGCAAGCCATCAATAGAATAGAAGGCCGATTAAAAGTAACCGGCATGGCAAAATATGCCTCTGAGTTCCCTGTAGAAAATGTGGTTTACGCACAAGGTGTTACAAGCACAATCGCAAAAGGAAAAATTAAATCAATAGATACAACTGAAGCTAAAAACCAAAAAGGAGTAATTGAAGTAATCACGCATAAAAATGCTGAAAAGCTTAAGTCTTTTGAAGAAGAAAGACCTGCTTTTACGCTAACTTCTGTTGTTCCTTTACTTCAAGATAAAGAGATTCATTATTACGGGCAATATATAGCTTGTGTGGTTGCAGAAACCTTTGAGCAAGCGCAATATGCCTGTAGGTTAATTAAAGTAACTTACGAAGAAGATAAACCAGAAATACATTTAGATAAGCATCGAAATAAAACATATAAGCCCACTAAATCTGCCGATTATTCAAGAGGAAATATGGATAGTGGTATGGCAGAAGCAAGCTTAACTGTAGAAGAAACATATACGACACCTATTGAACATCAACATCCGATGGAGTTGCATGCAGCAATAACATCTTGGGAAAATGGCAAAGTTAAAATGTATGCTAGCCAGCAAATTTTGGATCAGGCAAAGACTTCTATTTCTGATACATTCATGATCCCAAAAGAGAATGTACAGATTATAGCCTCTTACCTCGGAGGTGGTTTTGGTTCTAAATTAAATGTACATGGACATATTACATTGGGTACTTTAGCCTCTAAAATGGTAGGAAGGCCAGTGCAAATTACTGTAACTAGACAGCAAATGTTTACCAATACAGGAATGAGGCAGTTTAACGAGCAAAAAATGCGATTGGGTGCTACAAAAGATGGGGCTTTAACTGCACTTGCACATCATACACTTTCACATACTGCGACAAATTTGCAGTATTATGAGTCTTGTGGAAATGTATCTAAGATGCTTTACAAAACACCTAACAATGAGGTTACGCATAGATTAATTCCACTAAATATCCAATGTCCTAATTCTATGAGAGCTCCGGGTGAAGCTACAGGTAGTTTTGCTTTAGAAAGTGCTATGGATGAAATGGCGTGGAAACTAAAAATGGATCCAATCGAATTTAGAATAAAAAATGATACACAAGTAGACTTAGGAGCGGATAAACCTTTTTCTTCCAGATTGTTAAAAGAATGCTTACGAATCGGGGCAGACAAGTTTGGTTGGGAAAAAAGAAAAATGCAGCCCGGTGCTAATCAAAATGGGAATTGGCTAATCGGATATGGTGTAAGTGCTGCATCGAGAAGAGCACCATACAGAAAAACCAGTGCCAAAGTGATTGTAGAATTAAAAGGTGAAAAAGCTTTGGCAACCATTCAAATGGATGCTACAGATATTGGTACCGGTACTTATACAATTCTGACTCAAACTGCTTCTGAGTATTTAGATATCCCAGTAGAAAATATTACTGTTGAAATCGGTGATTCTAATTTTCCTGTAACACCCGGTTCTGGTGGTTCTTGGGGAGCGGCTTCTTATTCAAACGGAGTGCGAGTAGCTTGCCAAAATATATTTAAAGAATTAAAGCAAAAAGCTGGAAATTCTAATTCGGCAGATACTTCAATCAATGCACTTTTAAAAGCTAATAAACTCGACAAATACGAAGTGATAGGAACTGCTGAGCCTTCAGAAGAATTTAAAAAACATTCTGTATTCTCATTCGGTGCAAACTTTACTGAAGTTTGGGTAGATAAAGATACTGGCATTTACCGCATCCATCGCATGGTAAATGTAGGCTCTGCTGGTAAAATTATAAATCCTAAAACATCTTATAGCCAAATTATTGGCGGGCTTACTATGGGAGCCGGAATGGTAATAGCCGAGCAAACTCAAGTAGAACCTAACTATGGAAATTTTATCACCAGATCGCTAGCCGATTATCATGTTCCTGTAAATTTAGATATGGCAAATATTGATGTTGTATTCTTACCAGAAGAAGATAAAATTGCCAACGAAATGGGTGTAAAAGGTATTGGTGAATTAGGTATTACCAGCGTAGCTGCATCTATTACCAATGCCATATTTAACGCTACTGGAAAAAGAATGCGACATTTACCTGTAACTCCTGAAAAGTTAATTACAGCAGAAGTTGAACCAGGTGTATAAATATATTATATCTTTAGCTATTAATTACGGTTAAAGGTGTTTCTGAAAATCAAGCGGTGCAAAGTATCTTCTTTGTACCGCTTTTTTATTGATTTAGTAAACTTACATCTCTAAAAAGTAAAATTCTTAAAACTGATACAAAAATCATTAGTATCTTTCCTTTATAAACAAACAGAGTCAATAAGTACATTTCACCTCAACTATCCATGCAGAAATACGCGCTAATACTAATAATTCTATTCGGGCTAAACGCTTGTTCCGAGAAAAAACAAAGTGAAGAAATAATAGAAGTCAAAAAAGAAATTCTTACCGGAGCAGATCAAACAGATAAATACATTCCTTATTTAGAAGGCAAGAATGTAGCTGTAATGGCAAATCCGACTACGATAATTGGTAACAAGCACTTAGTAGATAGTTTGTTAGCAGTAGGTGTAAATATTGTGAAAGTTTTTGGACCAGAACACGGGTTTAGAGGTAATGCCAGTGCGGGCGATAAAGTAAAAGATGAGATAGATCAATCCACCGGAATTCCAATTATCTCATTGTATGGCAAAAAGAATCGGCCAAGCAAAGAAGATATGGAAGATGTAGATGTTCTCATTTATGATTTGCAAGATGTGGGCTGTCGTTTTTACACAAATATTAATGCACTTGCCAGGTTAATGGAAACTTGTGCTGCTTACGACAAAGAATTGTTGATTTTAGATAGACCCAACCCAAATGGGCACTTAATTGATGGTCCCATACTAGATATGCAATTCAAGTCTGGTATTGGTATGTTTCCCTTACCCATGTCACACGGGCTTACAGTGGGTGAATTTGCTCAAATGGCAAATGGCGAAGGATGGCTTACGGATCAGGTTAAATGTAAATTGAAGATTATTCCAGTAGCAAATTACGACCACGAAATGCCTTATACCTTGCCTGTAAATCCGTCTCCAAACTTAAATACTGAGCTTTCAATTTTGCTATATCCATCAACATGTATGTTCGAAGGGACTTACTTAAATCACGGTCGTGGTACCTATTTCCCTTTTACAGTTTTGGGTAGTCCAGAATTAGAAGGCGTTTACGATTTTTCATTTACACCAACAGGCATTAAAGGCATGGCTGAAACTCCTCTTTTTATGGATCAGGTTTGTTATGGCATAGATTTAAGAAAGTATGATGTAGAAGAAATACGAAAAAGCAAACAGATTAACCTGCAATGGATTATGGAGTTGTACAAGAATCATCCACACAAAGAAAAGTTTTTTGATTCTAGCCTGAGTAACCAAATGGGAACAATTGAGAAGCTAATAGGTACCGGACTTTTTAGACAACAAATAAAAGATGGTGTATCAGAAGAAGAAATCAGAGCCAGTTGGGAACCCCGCTTAAGCGAATACAAAGAAATGCGAAAAAAGTATTTGTTGTATCGTTGAAGGGGGGTTGGGCACTAGTAAATTTGGAAAACTACCCAGGAATGCTAAAATAAAAAGTGGCTCCTTCATTAGTTTTACTATCTGCCCATATTTTACCATTGTGTAGCTCAATTACTCGTGAGGCAATTGCTAAACCTAGTCCGTTTCCATCAAAATCTCTCTTTTTATGTAATCTTTGAAACTCTTGAAATAACTTACCATAATTATTCATGTCGAAACCTACTCCATTGTCTTTGATAGAGTATACATACTCTTCATTCAATTTTTCTCCATTAATCTGAATTATTGCTTTTTCTATTGGTTTTGTATACTTAATGGCATTAGAAAGCAAATTAGACAGTAATTGACCGATCATCATTAGATCTCCTTTAGTAGGTTGCAAATTATTCAGACGAAAATCAATTTCTCTTTCTTGAATATCCTCAGTAAGATCTGCATATATTTCATGGAAGAGCTCTTCCATATTAATTTCGGCAATTTCTGTGTGTATCGATCTCAATCGGGTAAAAACTAGCACATCTTCTATCAACTTTTCCATTTTATCAGCCCTCTTCAATATGCGGTCTGTCATGTGCTTTATGTTGCCATCATTTAGGTCACTATATTCTTCATTTAGGATTTCAGAATAGCCAATAATTGCACGTAAGGGTTCTCTTAAATCATGTGACATTAAAAAATTAAATGCTTTTAAATCTTTAATTAATCTGTCTCTTTCTTCTAAAGCAATTTTTAAATCATCTTCAGCTTTTTTCCATTCTGTAACATCAAACCCAACCATACCGATACATTCGCCCATTTTAAAAGCTTTTACAGTGCCAGTCGCTATTCCATAAAGTGGGTGAGGTTTAAAATGTCTTGTATCGTAAGATTCGCCTGTTGCTAATACTTTTTTATACTTTTCTAGCCTATCACTATTTTTAATATCTGGTGATATTTCAGTAATGTGTTTTCCGACTAAATCTTCTTTTTTAAGACCTTTAAATTTACTAAGTGCTTCTTTGTTAATATCTACCAGTTTAAGCTCAGCATCGTAAATGCAGAAAATGAAATTTGCATTGTCAAAAAAAGCTCTTAAATGATCCATAGTATAAATTAAAAATTCATCTCGACTCAATCATATTTATAGCAAGCTTTATAAAAATACATAAGATAATTGACTAATGTATAAATAAATCAAAGTTACATCTTATCAATTTATAGATGTACAATTTCCATTACTGACTATTTTTAACTCGTTGAATAGTCTTTCTAATTGTTGATTTCCCTGCTTAGTAAAAAACGGAATATATAATAAATAGAAGATTATTGCTGTGATTTAGGCAGAAGTGTGTCAATAAATACAAATAGAAAAGAGTGGTTCTTTTATATCTTATGTTATAGATGATTATATTATCACTAAGGAACTCACTTAACTAACAATAATGGAAACAATAAATGTAAATATGAAAGTACACGATAGTGAATTTATGAGGATGGATTATTATCCTAAAGAAAAGTACATGGAAACTACTTGGCAGCCTGGAACAAAATACATGGGTGCTGAGCAATACAAAAAAGAATTTGTTACACACATCTCCTTGCTTGCAAAATATAAGATATCATTATCTCTAGTTAATGAGCAATTACTGAATTTTACTGTAGGCCCAGAAATACAGCAATGGATTGAAGAAGAAATTATCCCAAAATCTCCAATAAGCATACAAAAAGTAGCTGTTGTACTCAGTCATGATTTTATTCAACAGTTGGCTGTAGAACTTCAACTTAGCAGTACTTCTTGCGATGATTTTGAATTTCTATTTTTTGAAACAAAAGAAGCCGCTAAATTGTGGTTACTAAAAAGCAAAGTAGAAGATCATGCTTATAGTTTGATGTCAAAAAGGGTAAATACTTAAGTGGCTTTTGAGGAAAAACAGCTTGTAAATGGAAATAGATAAATTTAACAAAACTATCGATTATTGGATCGATGAATTATCTAGATACAGTATAGAACAGCTCTTGATAAAGCCTGATAATAAAAGTTGGTCTTTAGGGCAAGTATATGAGCATTTAATTGAAGATAGCAATTGGTATAACAGCCAAATAAAATTGGCATTAGCAAGTGATGCTTATGCAACTATAGAGACTTCTGATAAAGCCAAAGAACTATTAGAAAGAGGCTCATTTGAAAATAAAAAAATAAAAGGAGTTGCCCTTAATGCATCTAAAGTTAAACAACCAACTTCTGTATCTCAATTAAAATCCGATATGGAAAATCTGAAAAATGATACAAATATGCTCTGGGATGAAATGCAAATTACTTCTAGCAATGGTAAAGCTAAACATCCCGGGTTTGGATATTTTAATTGCTTTGAGTGGTTGGCTTTTTCAGAAATGCACATGCGGCATCATGTAACACAAAAAGAAAACATTGATAGATTTTTAGATATAAATCAGTAAGTAGGCCTTACCTTTTAAATAAAAGGGATTGAAAATCAAGGTTTTAAATGCATTAATGTATAAAATAAAACCCCGCAATTAGCTAATAAAAGCTTTTTTCGGGGTTTTTGATTTGTTAAATTGTAGTGTCTAATCACAATTAACACTACAATATATGAGAGATCAACAGCTTTTCCAACCACAAGATTACTTAACTCCAAAATGGTATTTATTTAAGAGTAGTAAATTGGGTAATGTTTATGATAGCATCCCTTGGGAACAACTTTCTGCATGTCTGCCTAAGAAAAATAAAGGCCCTGGTGCTCCTAGCTGGTTTTCGCCTCAGGGCATGTTTGGCTTAATGTTTCTAAAAGCCTATTTAAACCTGAGTGATGAAAAGCTCATAGCACGCTTTAATACCGATTGGAGCCTTCAGCTATTTTGCAATAAATTGCTACAGGATCATCAAAAGATTAAGGATAAGGCCATTTTAAGTCGAATCAGGACGTATATGGCGGACCATACTGATTGGCAACAACTTCAAGAGGTACTACTCCAACACTGGAAAACAGACATGCATAATACGCATGTGCTCTTAATGGATGCTACTTGTTATGAGAGTTATATTCGTTTTCCTACCGATGTTAAGCTGCTCTGGGAGAGCTGCCAATGGGTGTTTGAAAAGCAGCTTTACAGATACTGTAAAATATTAGGAGTAAAACGACCTGGCTCCAAATATATAGATCAAAAGCGCATGCAGATGTCTTATGATCGTAGTCGTAAAAAGACATATAAAGCTGGTCGCAAGCGTAAAAAGTCATTGATATATCTACTATCCAAAGGATTGGGGCAACTGCAATGCCTACTTAACGAAAATCCACAAATACAGCTTCACTTACATGAGAGAACATATCTAAAAACTATAAAGAAGATAATCGAGCAACAGCAATTCTTGCAGCAGCATCCAGCTAAAGAATTGAAAAACAGGATTGTATCACTTCCCAAGGCTTATGTTAGGCCGATAGTGCGAGGTAAAGAAGCTAAAAGGGTTGAGTTCGGAATGAAGGCACACCTGCTTCAGGTGGATGGTATCTGCTTTATCGATACCATGGAGTTCCGCGCTTTTAATGAAAGTACCAGACTGAAATTAAGTAGTTTAAAACATAGATCGATATTTGGCTCACTTCATCAACTAGGAGCAGATCGCATTTACGCCACCAACAAAAACAGGAAGTATTTAACAGAAAAGAAGATATTTACCTGCTTTCCAAAGAAAGGTCCTAAAGTAAACAACCCTGCTGAAAGCCAACTCAGAAGTCTCATCTCTAGCCAAAGAGCCACGGTGATGGAGGGAAGTTTTGGCGTGCATAAAACAGCTTATGGCCTCAATAAGATCAAGGTTAAAGGAGAAAAACGAGAAATGATACACGTTTTTTTCGCAGTTATGATGGCCAATGCCGTTAAGATCAGCAAAAGGAAATCAGAACAAGCCCCTCTACTTCAGGCCGCCTAAACCTAAAGCTGAAAAGCCTATGGGATGAGTGTGTCTATACTATCCAAAAGCAATATTTTCCAGTTTTATCAATAGGATTACTCACAGTATTGTACTTTTTAAATAGTCCAAAACAGCAGGTACCAAGATTTGAAACAAAAAAAAGCTGAACTTTATCTATCCAACTCTTATTTTTTATTGGTCTTAATCAATTTTCAAGGAGGCCCTAAGTATCTCTTCATTCAAAAGAGTATTCTTCACCATTTATACGTTGTTATTTGAGCTGTATAATATCAATAATCACCTTAATTCTATTCAAATTAAATAATATAAGTAAGGTAGATTAAAGTAAAACTGAAGTATAGGAAGCCACACACAAAAACAATCCATGCCCATTTATCATGCTTGAGTAATTTCATCCACATAAAGATTCCAGTAATGGTAAATAGGATTAAACTGATACCAAGTAAATCGAGCAAAATCGCATAAAGATTATAACTAAACCCTCCACCAAAACCTCTTAGCCTATGTATGCCTTCGAGTGCATCGCTTGTACTTTTATGGGTTTGTACAACTTCCATTTTGTTTTGCTCAGATAAATATGTAATTCGAGTATTTCCTCCAGCATGTGCATATTCCTGAAATGGATTTTCTTGCTTATTAAGTTCAGAGCGAACCAATCTGCCAGTTATATTATTTCCCTCTATCCATTGTGTCCATTCTGCTTCTGAAGCTAAGTTTTGCTCTACATCTAAAAGCTGAGTTTCTTTTGTAGACTCATGGCTAAAAGACTTATGATATATCATCAAATAGCTTGTTAAAATAAACATTATAAGTAATGCAGTGGTGCTAAGACCAGCATATAAATGTATTTTCTTAATCAATTTATATTTAATTTTCATATCAGAACCATTAGAATACACGAAAAAATAAATAGACTTCCAAAAACGTAAAGCTCCCAAGTTTTACGGCTGTATTTTAACCATAACCAAAGACCCAAACCGAGTGCTGCAAACAGCGTTAATAAAGTAAGCCATTGGTAGACAGCCCAAGTTCTTAAAACAAAGGGAACGTTTGGAATATTTCCATTAAAAAAATGTAATCCATTAAGCACCGCAATTAAACCTTTTGGTTTCTCTTCTACCTGTACTATTCCCGATTTAAAGTCTAATGTTAGATCAGAAGTTTTTGCTAAATGTGTTAGCTGACATTTAAATATGATAGAATCTCTCTGAATATTCCAGCGAGGAACCCAACCCATAATACCCAATTCATCTCTCAAACTTTCTGCTAAATCCACATTGTCTAATTCAGGATTTACTTCAACTTTTGTTGACCAAGTTTTTACTACTTCACTTTTTTCTACATCGATTTTATGGTTGAGAATGATACTGCTTAAACCAAAAGCGATTAAATAAAAGGAGGTGAAAAGCCCTGCATATAAATGCAACTTTATCAGGAGGATTTTTTTCATTGATTCATATTTTACTATTTATAGAAGTTGCTTTCTCGTGATCACTAAAATAGTAATGTATATTTATTTTCTTGTACTGCTAAGGCTAGCTTAGAGAAATTTAGATTTCTTCTTAAAAGAAACAAGATTCAATAAAACTCTTCAAAAATCAATAGTCTATTAATCTTTTTTAGCATTAAAAAACACCAATTGATTAATTAATTCGCATCGCTAAGGTTTGTACAGAAGCCATTCTACAATTGATCAGGATAGCTATCTCAATATTTCAAGTAAATTTGGATAAACGAACCTGATAAGTTAAACTGACTATGAACTTGAAAATGTTGAAAAGCCTTAGCGCATTGTATATTTTTTTTCTCTTTATAATGCTAATTCTTCCACTTAAAGGCATTTCTGTTCAACTTAATTCTATAGATAAGCATGACTGGCAGGCAAAATGGATAAGCTGTTCTTCTAATATGGATACAGTTAACTCATGGACAAATTATCAAAAGGTTTTCAATAATAAAAGCAAAGTTGAATCAGCCACAGCTTACATTGCTGTAGATTCTAAATATTGGCTTTGGATTAATGGAAAGATGGTAGTTTTTGAAGGTGGATTGAAACGTGGTCCAAAACCAGATGCAACCTATTATGACGAAGTTGATCTCACTCCCTATTTAAAAGATGGTGAAAATTCCATTGCAGTGCTGGTTTGGTATTTTGGTAAAGATGGGTTTTCACATACTTCAAGCGGTAAATCGGGTTTGCTGTTTGAATTAAAAATTAACGATAAAACTGCTTTGATTTCTGATAAAACATGGAAATGTACTAAGAATCCAGCATATTGGCATTCTGTTGAAGGTACACAACCAAACTATCGATTATCCGAATCGAATATATTATACGATGCCCGAAATGAGATTAAAGATTGGGAAAAAAGACAATTTGATGCAAGCAGTTGGGAGAATGCAGTTGAACTTGGTGGAGCTGGCAGTGCTCCTTGGAATGCGCTTGTAAAACGACCGATTCCTTTGTGGAAAGACTATGGTCTTAAAACCTTCAACAAAGAATATCCATTTACATCAACTGGTGATACTATTAAGTGCAAGCTACCTTACAATGCGCATTTTACACCTTATTTATCTGTAACAGCAAATGCTGGAGAAGCAATTCATATCCTTACAGATAATTACTATGGAGGTACAGTGCCAAATGTTAGGGCTGAATACATTACTAAAAAAGGCAAGCAAACCTACGAGTCATTAGG contains:
- a CDS encoding xanthine dehydrogenase family protein molybdopterin-binding subunit, translating into MKTVKASGIGQAINRIEGRLKVTGMAKYASEFPVENVVYAQGVTSTIAKGKIKSIDTTEAKNQKGVIEVITHKNAEKLKSFEEERPAFTLTSVVPLLQDKEIHYYGQYIACVVAETFEQAQYACRLIKVTYEEDKPEIHLDKHRNKTYKPTKSADYSRGNMDSGMAEASLTVEETYTTPIEHQHPMELHAAITSWENGKVKMYASQQILDQAKTSISDTFMIPKENVQIIASYLGGGFGSKLNVHGHITLGTLASKMVGRPVQITVTRQQMFTNTGMRQFNEQKMRLGATKDGALTALAHHTLSHTATNLQYYESCGNVSKMLYKTPNNEVTHRLIPLNIQCPNSMRAPGEATGSFALESAMDEMAWKLKMDPIEFRIKNDTQVDLGADKPFSSRLLKECLRIGADKFGWEKRKMQPGANQNGNWLIGYGVSAASRRAPYRKTSAKVIVELKGEKALATIQMDATDIGTGTYTILTQTASEYLDIPVENITVEIGDSNFPVTPGSGGSWGAASYSNGVRVACQNIFKELKQKAGNSNSADTSINALLKANKLDKYEVIGTAEPSEEFKKHSVFSFGANFTEVWVDKDTGIYRIHRMVNVGSAGKIINPKTSYSQIIGGLTMGAGMVIAEQTQVEPNYGNFITRSLADYHVPVNLDMANIDVVFLPEEDKIANEMGVKGIGELGITSVAASITNAIFNATGKRMRHLPVTPEKLITAEVEPGV
- a CDS encoding exo-beta-N-acetylmuramidase NamZ family protein; translated protein: MQKYALILIILFGLNACSEKKQSEEIIEVKKEILTGADQTDKYIPYLEGKNVAVMANPTTIIGNKHLVDSLLAVGVNIVKVFGPEHGFRGNASAGDKVKDEIDQSTGIPIISLYGKKNRPSKEDMEDVDVLIYDLQDVGCRFYTNINALARLMETCAAYDKELLILDRPNPNGHLIDGPILDMQFKSGIGMFPLPMSHGLTVGEFAQMANGEGWLTDQVKCKLKIIPVANYDHEMPYTLPVNPSPNLNTELSILLYPSTCMFEGTYLNHGRGTYFPFTVLGSPELEGVYDFSFTPTGIKGMAETPLFMDQVCYGIDLRKYDVEEIRKSKQINLQWIMELYKNHPHKEKFFDSSLSNQMGTIEKLIGTGLFRQQIKDGVSEEEIRASWEPRLSEYKEMRKKYLLYR
- a CDS encoding ATP-binding protein; translation: MDHLRAFFDNANFIFCIYDAELKLVDINKEALSKFKGLKKEDLVGKHITEISPDIKNSDRLEKYKKVLATGESYDTRHFKPHPLYGIATGTVKAFKMGECIGMVGFDVTEWKKAEDDLKIALEERDRLIKDLKAFNFLMSHDLREPLRAIIGYSEILNEEYSDLNDGNIKHMTDRILKRADKMEKLIEDVLVFTRLRSIHTEIAEINMEELFHEIYADLTEDIQEREIDFRLNNLQPTKGDLMMIGQLLSNLLSNAIKYTKPIEKAIIQINGEKLNEEYVYSIKDNGVGFDMNNYGKLFQEFQRLHKKRDFDGNGLGLAIASRVIELHNGKIWADSKTNEGATFYFSIPG
- a CDS encoding DinB family protein → MEIDKFNKTIDYWIDELSRYSIEQLLIKPDNKSWSLGQVYEHLIEDSNWYNSQIKLALASDAYATIETSDKAKELLERGSFENKKIKGVALNASKVKQPTSVSQLKSDMENLKNDTNMLWDEMQITSSNGKAKHPGFGYFNCFEWLAFSEMHMRHHVTQKENIDRFLDINQ
- a CDS encoding transposase; translation: MRDQQLFQPQDYLTPKWYLFKSSKLGNVYDSIPWEQLSACLPKKNKGPGAPSWFSPQGMFGLMFLKAYLNLSDEKLIARFNTDWSLQLFCNKLLQDHQKIKDKAILSRIRTYMADHTDWQQLQEVLLQHWKTDMHNTHVLLMDATCYESYIRFPTDVKLLWESCQWVFEKQLYRYCKILGVKRPGSKYIDQKRMQMSYDRSRKKTYKAGRKRKKSLIYLLSKGLGQLQCLLNENPQIQLHLHERTYLKTIKKIIEQQQFLQQHPAKELKNRIVSLPKAYVRPIVRGKEAKRVEFGMKAHLLQVDGICFIDTMEFRAFNESTRLKLSSLKHRSIFGSLHQLGADRIYATNKNRKYLTEKKIFTCFPKKGPKVNNPAESQLRSLISSQRATVMEGSFGVHKTAYGLNKIKVKGEKREMIHVFFAVMMANAVKISKRKSEQAPLLQAA
- a CDS encoding PepSY domain-containing protein, whose protein sequence is MKIKYKLIKKIHLYAGLSTTALLIMFILTSYLMIYHKSFSHESTKETQLLDVEQNLASEAEWTQWIEGNNITGRLVRSELNKQENPFQEYAHAGGNTRITYLSEQNKMEVVQTHKSTSDALEGIHRLRGFGGGFSYNLYAILLDLLGISLILFTITGIFMWMKLLKHDKWAWIVFVCGFLYFSFTLIYLTYII